In Janibacter alkaliphilus, the following proteins share a genomic window:
- a CDS encoding SDR family NAD(P)-dependent oxidoreductase, with translation MQLPDAVDRAIDTALDRMIVPGYTSIGLAVRRRLDTWPDDPGPEALAGRGVLVTGGSSGLGAQTVADLAALGAYVHVVVRSEDKAREALTELGVLDACTIWRCDLGDLDDVRDLVDRLVGAKVALRGIVHNAGVMPPERSESPQGHELSMAVHLLGPVLLTELLQPVLEEDARVVFVTSGGMYAQELRADDPEYVDGEYSPTTAYARSKRAQVELLPALTRRWPGMTVHATHPGWAATPGVTDSLPTFAKVMAPVLRDASAGADTTVWLMATEPAPEGGRLWQDRAPRPSTWLGLKATDRASRDRMLTWTLDALDLP, from the coding sequence ATGCAGCTGCCCGACGCCGTCGATCGCGCGATCGACACCGCCCTGGACCGGATGATCGTGCCCGGCTACACCTCGATCGGCCTTGCGGTGCGGCGCCGGCTCGACACCTGGCCCGACGACCCTGGGCCGGAGGCGCTCGCCGGCCGCGGCGTGCTCGTCACTGGCGGCTCATCAGGCCTGGGCGCGCAGACCGTCGCCGACCTCGCGGCGCTCGGTGCCTACGTGCACGTCGTCGTGCGCAGCGAGGACAAGGCGCGCGAGGCGCTGACCGAGCTCGGGGTGCTCGACGCCTGCACCATCTGGCGCTGCGACCTCGGTGACCTCGACGACGTGCGGGACCTGGTCGACCGCCTCGTCGGGGCGAAGGTGGCGCTGCGCGGGATCGTGCACAACGCCGGGGTGATGCCCCCGGAGCGTTCCGAGAGCCCGCAGGGGCACGAGCTGTCGATGGCGGTGCACCTGCTCGGGCCGGTGCTGCTCACCGAGCTGCTGCAGCCGGTGCTGGAGGAGGACGCCCGCGTGGTCTTCGTGACCTCGGGCGGGATGTACGCGCAGGAGCTGCGCGCCGACGACCCGGAGTACGTCGATGGCGAGTACAGCCCGACGACGGCCTATGCCCGCAGCAAGCGCGCCCAGGTCGAGCTGCTGCCCGCGCTCACCCGACGCTGGCCGGGGATGACGGTGCACGCCACCCACCCCGGCTGGGCGGCGACGCCCGGGGTCACCGACAGCCTGCCCACCTTCGCCAAGGTGATGGCGCCGGTGCTGCGGGACGCCTCGGCCGGCGCGGACACGACGGTCTGGCTCATGGCCACCGAGCCGGCGCCGGAGGGAGGTCGGCTGTGGCAGGATCGGGCGCCGCGGCCGAGCACCTGGCTCGGGCTGAAGGCGACCGACCGAGCCTCCCGCGACCGGATGCTCACCTGGACCCTGGACGCCCTCGACCTCCCCTGA
- a CDS encoding rhodanese-like domain-containing protein, with protein sequence MNPEAQVAVSDITDDAVVLDVREDDEWQAGHAPGAVHVPLGDVPSRLADLPETDEPLPVICRSGGRSGRAVAWLSQQGFDVVNVDGGMRAWNAAGKPVRTDDGGDGSVI encoded by the coding sequence ATGAACCCCGAGGCTCAGGTCGCCGTGAGCGACATCACCGACGACGCCGTGGTGCTGGACGTCCGCGAGGACGACGAGTGGCAGGCCGGTCACGCTCCCGGCGCGGTGCACGTGCCGCTCGGTGACGTGCCGAGCCGGCTCGCCGACCTGCCCGAGACCGACGAACCGCTGCCGGTGATCTGCCGCTCCGGCGGACGGTCCGGGCGAGCGGTCGCCTGGCTGTCCCAGCAGGGCTTCGACGTCGTGAACGTCGACGGCGGCATGCGCGCCTGGAACGCCGCCGGCAAGCCGGTGCGCACCGACGACGGAGGCGACGGCTCGGTCATCTGA
- a CDS encoding NADP-dependent oxidoreductase codes for MSEQPTSTRHIALASRPTGEPTAENFRLETVDLPELAEGQVLVRNEVMSVDPYMRGRMDDRESYVAPFAVDAPLDGGAVGEVVASRSEAVAVGQHVLHGLGWREHAVLPGDRVSVVDTDAAPASAYLGILGMPGLTAYAGLTAVAEMKEGDIVFVSGAAGAVGSAVGQIAKALGAEKVIGSAGSPEKVQRVRELGFDEAFGYRDRPVRQSLRELAPSGIDVYFDNVGGEHLEAAIGSLRLFGRVAMCGAIAQYNATEPAPGPRNLALAIGKNLTLRGFIVGHYDHLAAEYRERATQWLADGRLQADETFREGLDAAPQAFIDLLGGANTGKMLVRL; via the coding sequence ATGAGCGAGCAGCCCACCAGCACCCGTCACATCGCCCTCGCCTCGCGACCCACCGGGGAGCCCACGGCCGAGAACTTCCGCCTGGAGACCGTCGACCTGCCCGAGCTCGCCGAGGGTCAGGTCCTCGTCCGCAACGAGGTCATGTCGGTCGACCCGTACATGCGTGGCCGGATGGACGACCGCGAGTCCTACGTGGCCCCCTTCGCCGTCGACGCACCGCTGGACGGCGGCGCGGTCGGCGAGGTCGTCGCCTCCCGCTCGGAGGCGGTGGCCGTCGGCCAGCACGTGCTGCACGGGCTCGGCTGGCGCGAGCACGCAGTGCTGCCCGGCGACCGGGTCAGCGTCGTCGACACCGATGCCGCTCCTGCCTCGGCCTACCTCGGGATCCTCGGCATGCCGGGGCTGACCGCCTACGCCGGTCTCACCGCGGTCGCCGAGATGAAGGAGGGCGACATCGTCTTCGTCTCCGGCGCGGCCGGTGCCGTCGGCTCGGCCGTCGGGCAGATCGCCAAGGCGCTCGGCGCGGAGAAGGTCATCGGCTCGGCCGGCAGCCCGGAGAAGGTGCAGCGGGTGCGCGAGCTGGGCTTCGACGAGGCCTTCGGCTACCGCGACCGTCCGGTGCGGCAGAGCCTGCGCGAGCTGGCGCCGAGCGGCATCGACGTCTACTTCGACAACGTCGGTGGCGAGCACCTCGAGGCGGCCATCGGGTCGCTGCGACTCTTCGGCCGGGTGGCGATGTGCGGGGCGATCGCCCAGTACAACGCCACCGAGCCGGCACCGGGGCCGCGCAACCTCGCGCTGGCCATCGGCAAGAACCTCACCCTGCGCGGCTTCATCGTCGGGCACTACGACCACCTCGCGGCCGAGTACCGCGAGCGGGCGACTCAGTGGCTGGCCGATGGGCGGCTGCAGGCTGACGAGACCTTCCGGGAGGGGTTGGACGCGGCGCCGCAGGCCTTCATCGACCTGCTCGGCGGCGCGAACACCGGCAAGATGCTGGTGCGGCTGTGA
- a CDS encoding organic hydroperoxide resistance protein: MKALYTAEALATGAGRNGQARLADGSLDLGMAIPQEMGGSGDGANPEQLFALGYAACYHSALQAVARQSKTDISGSSVGSRVHIGSTDDGGFQLAVDLEVTIPDLDHDAAQQLADQAHQVCPYSNATRGNIEVNVSVVED, from the coding sequence ATGAAGGCTCTCTACACCGCAGAGGCGCTGGCCACCGGCGCCGGCCGCAACGGCCAGGCCCGGCTCGCCGACGGCAGCCTCGACCTCGGCATGGCGATCCCGCAGGAGATGGGCGGCAGCGGCGACGGCGCCAACCCCGAGCAGCTCTTCGCCCTCGGCTACGCCGCCTGCTACCACTCCGCGCTGCAGGCCGTGGCGCGGCAGAGCAAGACCGACATCTCCGGCAGCTCGGTCGGCAGCCGGGTGCACATCGGCTCCACCGACGACGGCGGCTTCCAGCTGGCGGTCGACCTCGAGGTGACCATCCCCGACCTGGACCACGACGCCGCCCAGCAGCTGGCCGACCAGGCCCACCAGGTCTGCCCCTACTCCAACGCGACCCGGGGCAACATCGAGGTCAACGTCTCGGTCGTCGAGGACTGA
- a CDS encoding transcriptional regulator, SarA/Rot family: MSTAPLDDQICFALHAASRAAVGCYRESLDELGLTYPQYVTLLALWERDGQSVRELGEALQLDSGTLSPLLRRMADADLVERRREGRDGRAVTVHLTDAGRALESQVAAVQQRVYGALQMTPEELATLRALAQRFSETTRTTTRTTDRTTKEIS; this comes from the coding sequence GTGAGCACGGCACCACTCGACGACCAGATCTGCTTCGCCCTTCATGCGGCGTCGCGGGCGGCCGTCGGCTGCTACCGGGAGAGCCTGGACGAGCTCGGCCTGACCTACCCGCAGTACGTCACCCTGCTGGCGCTGTGGGAGCGCGACGGGCAGAGCGTCCGCGAGCTCGGCGAGGCGCTGCAGCTCGACAGCGGCACGCTCTCGCCGCTGCTGCGCCGGATGGCCGACGCCGACCTGGTCGAGCGCCGCCGCGAGGGCCGTGACGGCCGCGCGGTCACGGTGCACCTCACCGACGCCGGCCGCGCCCTGGAGAGCCAGGTCGCCGCCGTGCAGCAGCGCGTCTACGGCGCGCTCCAGATGACCCCCGAGGAGCTGGCGACGCTGCGCGCGCTCGCCCAGCGCTTCTCGGAGACCACCCGCACGACCACGCGCACCACCGATCGCACGACGAAGGAGATCTCATGA
- a CDS encoding DUF2470 domain-containing protein, with amino-acid sequence MPNLTGRESTASLPSTSPAEHARTMLATASGVELRSGSWTRQVMRHAIDLDGSILVPEADLTGRPRIARPGTPAPVLTLSALDVCVVPQPDRVRGGVILRGPVHRIPGALPEGVREYLTEHTRSDEVVRLYPTSVSVQWRCEGGFGWRALPVEDYTCADLDALVGWESEWISHLADHHDDALTHLARRADPDLPVEIGVLRPVLADRFGLVLRHYAGDAVRDVRIPFPHEVTCGCEAVEGLNRLLGTLGPEA; translated from the coding sequence ATGCCTAATCTTACCGGTCGCGAGTCGACGGCCTCCCTGCCGTCGACCAGCCCCGCCGAGCACGCCCGGACCATGCTGGCCACCGCCTCCGGGGTCGAGCTGCGATCGGGCAGCTGGACCCGCCAGGTGATGCGGCACGCCATCGATCTCGACGGCAGCATCCTCGTCCCCGAGGCCGACCTCACCGGCAGGCCGCGGATCGCCCGCCCCGGGACCCCGGCGCCGGTGCTCACCCTCAGCGCGCTCGACGTCTGCGTCGTGCCGCAGCCGGACCGGGTGCGCGGCGGGGTCATCCTCCGCGGACCGGTGCACCGGATCCCGGGCGCGCTCCCCGAAGGGGTGCGCGAGTACCTCACCGAGCACACCCGCAGCGACGAGGTGGTGCGCCTCTACCCCACCTCGGTGTCGGTGCAGTGGCGCTGCGAAGGGGGCTTCGGCTGGCGGGCGCTGCCGGTCGAGGACTACACCTGCGCCGACCTGGACGCGCTCGTCGGCTGGGAGAGCGAGTGGATCAGCCACCTCGCCGACCACCACGACGACGCGCTGACGCACCTGGCCCGCCGGGCCGACCCGGACCTGCCCGTCGAGATCGGCGTGCTGCGGCCGGTGCTCGCCGACCGCTTCGGGCTGGTGCTGCGGCACTACGCCGGCGACGCCGTCCGAGACGTGCGCATCCCCTTCCCGCACGAGGTGACCTGCGGGTGCGAGGCGGTCGAGGGGCTGAACCGCCTCCTCGGCACCCTCGGTCCTGAGGCCTGA